A DNA window from Drosophila pseudoobscura strain MV-25-SWS-2005 chromosome 2, UCI_Dpse_MV25, whole genome shotgun sequence contains the following coding sequences:
- the TwdlV gene encoding uncharacterized protein TwdlV, with the protein MRGFIVLCLSAMALAAPQGYNYNPGPSGFGGVSTASGGAAFFQGSAQAAPVQQQTFFQQPAVHHQQQVQQVQQVQQQQQQQAIVSKRFYIHSAPEEAEDYKERHITVGVPKRNYNVVFIKSPQRNNKKTIKISPASNEEKTVIYVLSKKGESDVQAEVVEQASSTSKPEVFFIKYKTQEEAAHAQQQIQAQYDALGGSSQLTDEGVAPVTSVIGALGGNDGHAEAGGLTGTGAGQIISSGSTGSSHTGNAYLPPNF; encoded by the exons ATGCGTGGATTCATT GTCTTGTGCCTTTCCGCCATGGCGCTGGCTGCGCCCCAAGGGTACAACTACAATCCTGGCCCATCCGGCTTCGGCGGAGTCAGCACCGCCAGTGGCGGGGCCGCCTTCTTCCAGGGCAGCGCGCAGGCCGCTCccgtgcagcagcagacctTCTTCCAGCAGCCGGCTgtgcaccaccagcagcaggtccagcaggtgcagcaggtgcagcagcagcagcagcagcaggctaTCGTGTCCAAGCGCTTCTACATCCATTCGGCCCCGGAGGAGGCAGAGGACTATAAGGAGCGCCACATCACCGTCGGCGTGCCCAAGCGCAACTACAACGTTGTGTTCATCAAGTCGCCGCAGCGGAACAACAAGAAGACCATCAAGATCAGCCCAGCCTCCAACGAGGAGAAGACCGTCATCTATGTCCTGAGCAAGAAGGGCGAGAGCGACGTCCAGGCCGAAGTCGTTGAGCAGGCCAGCTCCACCAGCAAACCAGAGGTCTTCTTCATCAAGTACAAGACCCAGGAGGAGGCTGCCCAtgcgcagcagcagatccaGGCCCAATACGACGCTTTgggaggcagcagccagctgACCGACGAGGGTGTGGCCCCCGTGACCTCTGTCATTGGCGCCTTGGGCGGAAACGATGGACACGCCGAGGCCGGCGGTCTTACCGGCACCGGAGCTGGCCAGATCATTTCCTCTGGCTCCACAGGCTCGTCGCACACAGGCAATGCCTATCTGCCGCCCAATTTCTAA
- the LOC13036445 gene encoding omega-amidase NIT2-like isoform X2: MTNLTLALLQLPVGADVSLNVRRAVEGITQLKAENPELQLAILPESFNAPYGVEYFAKYAESIPDGATCRALSRLALQLGLYIIGGSIVERDAGKLYNTCTVWAPNGSLIGKHRKIHLFTMNIEAAHGGGVQFDEGAALTAGSELTVVKIGQHKVGIGICHDKRFEELARIYRNLGCSMLVYPSAFCICQGPMHWELLQRARATDNQLFVVTCSPARDNMSGYVAYGHSMIVDPWARVQREAGEGCEFIVEQIDFDMVEQVRRQIPIHQQRRTDVYAKARADS, from the exons ATGACCA ATCTCACTCTCGCACTGTTGCAATTGCCCGTGGGCGCTGATGTGTCATTGAACGTACGTCGAGCGGTGGAGGGCATTACACAGCTGAAGGCGGAAAATccggagctgcagctggccaTCCTGCCGGAGAGTTTCAACGCGCCGTACGGGGTGGAGTACTTTGCCAAATACGCCGAGTCGATACCAGATGGGGCCACATGCCGAGCGCTGTCGCGCCTCGCCCTGCAGTTGGGTCTCTACATAATTGGGGGCAGCATAGTGGAGCGCGATGCAGGAAAACTGTACAACACCTGCACCGTGTGGGCGCCCAACGGCAGCCTCATCGGCAAGCATCGCAAG ATTCATCTGTTCACCATGAACATTGAGGCCGCTCACGGTGGAGGCGTGCAGTTCGATGAAGGGGCTGCCTTAACGGCTGGCTCAGAGCTGACGGTGGTGAAGATTGGCCAGCACAAGGTCGGCATTGGGATTTGCCACGACAAACGCTTCGAGGAACTGGCTCGGATCTACCGCAATTTGG GTTGCTCTATGCTGGTCTATCCATCCGCCTTCTGCATATGCCAGGGACCCATGCATTGGGAGCTTCTGCAGCGCGCCAGGGCCACGGACAATCAGCTTTTCGTTGTCACCTGCTCGCCCGCCAGGGACAATATGTCGGGATACGTGGCCTACGGCCATTCGATGATCGTGGACCCCTGGGCCCGGGTACAGCGGGAGGCGGGCGAGGGATGCGAGTTCATTGTTGAGCAAATCG ACTTTGACATGGTTGAGCAAGTGCGTCGCCAGATTCCCATTCACCAGCAGCGCCGAACTGATGTGTACGCTAAGGCCAGGGCGGACTCTTAA
- the LOC13036445 gene encoding omega-amidase NIT2-like isoform X1, whose amino-acid sequence MTSNLTLALLQLPVGADVSLNVRRAVEGITQLKAENPELQLAILPESFNAPYGVEYFAKYAESIPDGATCRALSRLALQLGLYIIGGSIVERDAGKLYNTCTVWAPNGSLIGKHRKIHLFTMNIEAAHGGGVQFDEGAALTAGSELTVVKIGQHKVGIGICHDKRFEELARIYRNLGCSMLVYPSAFCICQGPMHWELLQRARATDNQLFVVTCSPARDNMSGYVAYGHSMIVDPWARVQREAGEGCEFIVEQIDFDMVEQVRRQIPIHQQRRTDVYAKARADS is encoded by the exons ATGACCAGCA ATCTCACTCTCGCACTGTTGCAATTGCCCGTGGGCGCTGATGTGTCATTGAACGTACGTCGAGCGGTGGAGGGCATTACACAGCTGAAGGCGGAAAATccggagctgcagctggccaTCCTGCCGGAGAGTTTCAACGCGCCGTACGGGGTGGAGTACTTTGCCAAATACGCCGAGTCGATACCAGATGGGGCCACATGCCGAGCGCTGTCGCGCCTCGCCCTGCAGTTGGGTCTCTACATAATTGGGGGCAGCATAGTGGAGCGCGATGCAGGAAAACTGTACAACACCTGCACCGTGTGGGCGCCCAACGGCAGCCTCATCGGCAAGCATCGCAAG ATTCATCTGTTCACCATGAACATTGAGGCCGCTCACGGTGGAGGCGTGCAGTTCGATGAAGGGGCTGCCTTAACGGCTGGCTCAGAGCTGACGGTGGTGAAGATTGGCCAGCACAAGGTCGGCATTGGGATTTGCCACGACAAACGCTTCGAGGAACTGGCTCGGATCTACCGCAATTTGG GTTGCTCTATGCTGGTCTATCCATCCGCCTTCTGCATATGCCAGGGACCCATGCATTGGGAGCTTCTGCAGCGCGCCAGGGCCACGGACAATCAGCTTTTCGTTGTCACCTGCTCGCCCGCCAGGGACAATATGTCGGGATACGTGGCCTACGGCCATTCGATGATCGTGGACCCCTGGGCCCGGGTACAGCGGGAGGCGGGCGAGGGATGCGAGTTCATTGTTGAGCAAATCG ACTTTGACATGGTTGAGCAAGTGCGTCGCCAGATTCCCATTCACCAGCAGCGCCGAACTGATGTGTACGCTAAGGCCAGGGCGGACTCTTAA
- the LOC6897781 gene encoding uncharacterized protein, translating to MPVRARFLVYFKIVANMKTICVLLLVTLLAMAYATPAPVPSPKPAGNDPTVSVLRYRNDQELEAIQRAIIAQYEQVGGTTQVHAPRVAHIVNPSNLRINI from the exons ATGCCGGTTAGGGCGCGCTTTTTAGTCTACTTCAAGATAGTCGCCAACATGAAGACGATTTGC GTGCTCCTGCTCGTTACCCTCCTGGCCATGGCATATGCTACCCCTGCACCTGTGCCATCGCCTAAGCCCGCCGGAAATGATCCCACCGTGAGTGTGCTGCGCTACAGAAATGAtcaggagctggaggccatTCAGCGGGCCATCATTGCTCAGTACGAGCAAGTCGGGGGTACAACCCAGGTCCACGCTCCCCGTGTTGCACACATTGTTAATCCCTCCAACTTAAGAATCAACATTTAA
- the LOC6897780 gene encoding uncharacterized protein, with protein sequence MRAFLMLCLVAIARGQYDYTPGSHAGDGNGGLIGVSSSGAAQLSEPILISNEFNKEFFSYSAPEQEYDNPNANEQIANSLKKNLRVLFIKGPENTGLEQAALQLATSASDDRTAIYVLNKQADIGDLTNKLNQIKVQTNHKPEVHFVKYRTQSDAENAQRTIQAQYDSLPGPSSNHNAGSSAPVLDFASKGVVGGSVGGSVVTGNINAPSTSAYLPPPNRRF encoded by the exons ATGCGCGCTTTTCTG ATGTTGTGCTTGGTGGCCATCGCCCGCGGCCAGTACGACTACACGCCCGGATCGCATGCCGGAGATGGCAACGGAGGACTTATTGGGGTGTCCAGCAGTGGTGCTGCCCAGCTCTCCGAGCCCATACTCATTTCCAACGAGTTCAACAAGGAGTTCTTCTCCTACAGCGCCCCAGAGCAGGAGTACGATAACCCGAACGCCAACGAGCAGATTGCCAATTCGCTAAAGAAGAACCTCCGAGTACTCTTCATCAAGGGGCCCGAGAATACGGGTCTCGAGCAGGCAGCACTCCAGTTAGCCACCTCGGCCTCCGACGACCGCACCGCCATCTACGTGCTCAACAAGCAGGCTGACATTGGGGATCTGACCAACAAGCTCAACCAAATCAAAGTGCAGACAAACCACAAGCCAGAGGTGCACTTTGTCAAGTATCGCACTCAGAGCGACGCGGAGAATGCTCAGCGGACTATTCAGGCTCAGTACGACTCGCTGCCTGGCCCCTCTAGCAACCACAATGCTGGCTCCTCGGCCCCGGTCCTGGACTTTGCCTCCAAGGGTGTTGTCGGCGGAAGCGTGGGAGGTTCTGTCGTCACGGGCAATATAAATGCACCATCGACTAGCGCGTATTTGCCACCACCCAACCGAAGGTTTTAG
- the Or82a gene encoding odorant receptor 82a, whose product MAHIFKLQEYCLRAMGHSHEPHSSGSSSGSGAGALSLKHVVSLLFAASAQYPLIHNVVYHRNDMELATAGMSVLLTNLLTLFKIATFLVYKQDFWRMIQSFRQMHQQSSRNIRDGDGYGYVAEANKLASLLGRAYCTSCAATGLYFMVSPILKIIANSWRGTTYVRELPMPLRLPFNYVDSPGYEIGFVYILLVTIVVVSYASAVDGLFISFAINLRAHFQTLQRDIRTTDFSQSEHEFQKALKDLVDYHIRLLTLSKRLRVMYMPIVFGQFFITSLQVGVIIYQLVTNMDSIMALLVYLSFLGSIMLQLFIYCYGGEIIKVESHRVDVAVQLSNWYQAAPKLRRSLAFIILRSQRDLLIKAGFYEASLGNFLAICRAALSFITLIKSIE is encoded by the exons ATGGCTCATATCTTCAAACTACAGGAATACTGCCTGAGAGCGATGGGACACAGTCACGAGCCGCATAgttccggctccagctccggctccggcgCGGGGGCCTTGAGCCTGAAGCACGTTGTCTCACTGCTCTTTGCAGCATCAGCGCAGTACCCCCTGATCCACAACGTGGTGTACCACCGCAATGACATGGAGCTGGCTACAGCCGGCATGAGTGTTCTCCTCACCAACTTGCTCACGCTCTTCAAAATAGCCACTTTTCTCGTGTACAAGCAGGACTTTTGGCGAATGATCCAGAGCTTCAGGCAAATGCATCAGCAAT CGAGTCGGAATATTCGAGACGGAGACGGATACGGCTACGTGGCCGAGGCAAACAAGTTGGCCTCCCTGCTGGGCCGGGCATACTGCACATCCTGTGCCGCCACAGGACTGTACTTCATGGTGTCGCCAATTCTGAAGATTATAGCCAACAGCTGGCGTGGCACAACATATGTTAGGGAGTTGCCCATGCCCTTGAG GCTCCCATTCAACTATGTGGATAGTCCCGGATACGAAATCGGCTTCGTGTATATTTTGCTGGTTACCATCGTCGTGGTGTCGTACGCTTCTGCCGTAGATGGGCTTTTTATTTCGTTTGCCATTAATCTGCGAGCACACTTTCAGACCTTGCAGCGCGACATCCGAACTACGGACTTTTCTCAGTCGGAACATGAGTTCCAAAAGGCCCTTAAAGACTTGGTGGACTATCATATACGGCTGTTGACCCTATCCAAGCGCCTACGTGTGATGTATATGCCCATAGTGTTCGGACAGTTCTTTATAACATCGCTGCAGGTCGGCGTCATCATATATCAGCTCGTGACG AACATGGACTCGATTATGGCCCTCTTGGTGTACCTATCATTTTTGGGCTCCATCATGCTGCAATTATTCATATATTGCTATGGCGGCGAAATCATTAAAGTCGAG AGTCATCGGGTCGATGTTGCCGTCCAGCTCTCCAACTGGTATCAGGCAGCCCCGAAGCTGCGCAGATCCTTGGCATTCATCATATTGCGATCCCAGCGGGACCTGCTCATTAAGGCTGGGTTCTATGAGGCTTCCCTGGGAAATTTTCTTGCG ATTTGTAGGGCTGCCTTATCGTTTATAACTCTGATCAAATCGATTGAATAA
- the flip gene encoding ankyrin-3 isoform X1, whose product MSENTFNNRQSQKQSDTSFESQLGPIPNFNPATESSLEPRWPGFEPRILQQTINSVVLDWAPLENALVYSVEKYHRRHGWRQVQWSSSSPTEIPNLEENFGHRLRIKALKISEDGRCYVTLAISTDVIACTEAALPSTNCLNRAIRKGQQFLVKRMLRRRPSLIEYPAPNGFLPLANAIVQGEMCIIDVLLSAGCSVHLGNPGNGRTPLHVGACQSALMRQSHTDSLDLFSLQLAFFYGHLPSARILLNKKARLEATDCNGMTPAHCAVDANQIEMVRFALESGANLEAQDSCGWTLLMHGVVMDASLELIKLLVTHGADLAALDGVGKSCSDLAKLYRREEARDYFDKVQKFRLEKAAATAEAAAKEQPLEQAAKRDFRE is encoded by the exons ATGTCCGAAAACACATTCAACAATAGACAGTCGCAGAAGCAAAGCGATACAAGTTTTGAAAGTCAGCTGGGACCGATTCCGAACTTCAATCCAGCCACTGAGTCCAGTCTAGAGCCACGGTGGCCGGGCTTTGAGCCCCGAATTTTGCAGCAGACGATCAATAGCGTGGTACTGGATTGGGCGCCACTCGAAAATGCATTGGTTTACAGCGTCGAGAAGTACCACAGGCGGCACGGCTGGCGGCAGGTGCaatggagcagcagctccccCACAGAGATACCCAATCTGGAGGAGAACTTTGGACACCGACTGCGCATAAAAGCGCTGAAAATCTCTGAGGATGGCCGCTGCTACGTGACTTTAGCCATCTCAACGGATGTGATT GCCTGCACGGAGGCAGCGCTGCCCTCCACCAACTGCTTGAACCGTGCTATCCGAAAGGGGCAGCAGTTCCTGGTGAAGCGCATGCTGCGCCGTCGACCGAGCCTAATAGAATACCCCGCCCCGAATGGCTTTCTTCCGCTGGCCAACGCCATCGTGCAGGGCGAGATGTGCATCATAGATGTGCTGCTCTCGGCAGGCTGCAGCGTGCATCTGGGCAACCCGGGCAACGGACGCACGCCGCTCCACGTTGGTGCCTGCCAGAGTGCTCTTATGCGACAGTCTCACACTGACAGCCTTGACCTGTTTTCGTTGCAGTTGGCTTTTTTTTACGGACACCTGCCCTCGGCGCGCATCCTGCTGAACAAAAAGGCGCGGCTGGAGGCAACGGACTGCAACGGCATGACGCCCGCCCACTGCGCCGTCGACGCTAATCAGATAGAAATGGTGAGGTTCGCCCTGGAGTCGGGGGCAAACCTGGAGGCTCAGGATTCCTGCGGCTGGACTCTGCTTATGCACGGGG TGGTTATGGACGCGAGCCTGGAGCTCATCAAACTCCTTGTTACCCACGGGGCGGATCTGGCGGCTTTGGATGGCGTCGGCAAATCCTGCAGCGACTTGGCAAAACTTTATCGCAGGGAGGAGGCACGGGATTACTTTGACAAGGTGCAAAAGTTTAGGCTGGAAAAGGCAGCCGCGACCGCAGAAGCGGCGGCAAAGGAGCAGCCCCTCGAACAAGCTGCAAAAAGGGATTTCCGCGAATAG
- the TwdlF gene encoding putative mediator of RNA polymerase II transcription subunit 12 produces MKQFAVLLCLAALASAAPQGYKYQPQGPALPIGNLRPQTPVSPSGIYSSAAGPALGQITVQPQQPAIQAVQTSAPIPVSQPQVQQTVINSLPQQAVFNPVPQQNLIHAVQQPQPQQQQQQIIYQQPQQLPQVQIQHQPQQIVQTQYVQRPAIVTKDIYIHSAPDETEEIRQDEPQLDSLPIRKNYRIVFIKAPSQNLKYTAAALKRAQSSNEEKTVIYVLSKKPDLTEIQQQLQVTQTESKVHKPEVYFIKYKTQEEAQRAQQEIQAQYDALGGATHISDEGVAPITTVSGGSLNLGHILSQGQAPSIIQQQQQPQIQTIVQQQPIHQQNTFAQQTSSFASNVPQRKYVPAKSFK; encoded by the exons ATGAAACAGTTTGCAGTTCTATTG TGTCTAGCGGCTCTCGCTTCAGCCGCCCCCCAAGGCTACAAGTACCAGCCACAAGGGCCTGCGCTTCCTATCGGCAATCTGCGTCCTCAGACGCCCGTGTCCCCCAGTGGAATATACTCATCTGCTGCCGGCCCTGCTCTGGGGCAAATTACCGtgcagccccagcagccagCTATCCAAGCCGTGCAGACTAGTGCACCCATTCCTGTATCCCAGCCCCAAGTTCAGCAGACAGTGATCAACTCTCTGCCACAGCAGGCCGTGTTCAATCCCGTGCCCCAGCAGAACCTGATCCATGCcgtgcagcagccacagccacagcagcagcagcagcagatcatcTACCAGCAGCCCCAACAGCTGCCACAAGTCCAGATCCAGCATCAGCCCCAACAGATCGTGCAGACCCAGTACGTTCAGCGTCCGGCTATCGTCACCAAGGACATTTACATTCACTCGGCTCCCGATGAGACCGAGGAGATCCGCCAGGACGAGCCACAGCTCGACAGCCTGCCCATTCGCAAGAACTACCGAATTGTGTTCATCAAGGCGCCATCGCAGAATCTGAAATACACAGCCGCCGCTCTGAAGCGCGCTCAGTCGAGCAATGAGGAGAAAACCGTCATATACGTGCTGTCCAAGAAGCCAGATCTCACAgagatccagcagcagctgcaggtcACTCAGACAGAGTCTAAGGTACACAAGCCCGAGGTCTACTTCATCAAGTACAAGACCCAGGAGGAGGCTCAGCGCGCCCAGCAGGAGATTCAGGCCCAGTACGATGCTTTGGGTGGCGCCACCCATATCTCGGACGAAGGCGTTGCTCCCATCACCACCGTTTCCGGTGGCTCGCTCAACCTGGGACACATTTTGTCCCAGGGACAGGCTCCAAGCatcatccagcagcagcagcagccgcagatcCAGACCatcgtgcagcagcagcccatcCATCAGCAGAATACCTTTGCGCAGCAGACCTCCTCCTTTGCATCCAACGTGCCGCAAAGGAAGTATGTGCCGGCAAAGAGCTTCAAGTAA
- the flip gene encoding ankyrin-3 isoform X2, translating to MGVEGIGGLAGMWQAKPIRLANWLNVYKRQAACPKTHSTIDSRRSKAIQVLKACTEAALPSTNCLNRAIRKGQQFLVKRMLRRRPSLIEYPAPNGFLPLANAIVQGEMCIIDVLLSAGCSVHLGNPGNGRTPLHVGACQSALMRQSHTDSLDLFSLQLAFFYGHLPSARILLNKKARLEATDCNGMTPAHCAVDANQIEMVRFALESGANLEAQDSCGWTLLMHGVVMDASLELIKLLVTHGADLAALDGVGKSCSDLAKLYRREEARDYFDKVQKFRLEKAAATAEAAAKEQPLEQAAKRDFRE from the exons ATGGGCGTGGAAGGGATAGGAGGCTTAGCCGGCATGTGGCAAGCAAAGCCAATAAGGCTGGCAAATTGGCTAAATGTGTATAAACGGCAGGCAGCATGTCCGAAAACACATTCAACAATAGACAGTCGCAGAAGCAAAGCGATACAAGTTTTGAAA GCCTGCACGGAGGCAGCGCTGCCCTCCACCAACTGCTTGAACCGTGCTATCCGAAAGGGGCAGCAGTTCCTGGTGAAGCGCATGCTGCGCCGTCGACCGAGCCTAATAGAATACCCCGCCCCGAATGGCTTTCTTCCGCTGGCCAACGCCATCGTGCAGGGCGAGATGTGCATCATAGATGTGCTGCTCTCGGCAGGCTGCAGCGTGCATCTGGGCAACCCGGGCAACGGACGCACGCCGCTCCACGTTGGTGCCTGCCAGAGTGCTCTTATGCGACAGTCTCACACTGACAGCCTTGACCTGTTTTCGTTGCAGTTGGCTTTTTTTTACGGACACCTGCCCTCGGCGCGCATCCTGCTGAACAAAAAGGCGCGGCTGGAGGCAACGGACTGCAACGGCATGACGCCCGCCCACTGCGCCGTCGACGCTAATCAGATAGAAATGGTGAGGTTCGCCCTGGAGTCGGGGGCAAACCTGGAGGCTCAGGATTCCTGCGGCTGGACTCTGCTTATGCACGGGG TGGTTATGGACGCGAGCCTGGAGCTCATCAAACTCCTTGTTACCCACGGGGCGGATCTGGCGGCTTTGGATGGCGTCGGCAAATCCTGCAGCGACTTGGCAAAACTTTATCGCAGGGAGGAGGCACGGGATTACTTTGACAAGGTGCAAAAGTTTAGGCTGGAAAAGGCAGCCGCGACCGCAGAAGCGGCGGCAAAGGAGCAGCCCCTCGAACAAGCTGCAAAAAGGGATTTCCGCGAATAG
- the TwdlG gene encoding mediator of RNA polymerase II transcription subunit 15: MRVFIVSCLLGLAMAVPQGYNYQAQQQPQLSQAGLLQLPAIPQFATIAEQNLLQQALQSPRVSQALSGGSGSTISYPSAPQQNQAPLYQQQQQSVLPQQTQLNGNFAYNQQSHQHQYQQPQQQQQQHLVSKDIYVHVPPAEDPEEHYPQPALPIAPPRKHYRIVFIKAPTPSVSKAALRVKQAPVEEKTIIYVLTKKPDPLDLQAALEEVAPKQPSKPEVFFIKYKTQEEAAHAQRTIQAQYDQLGGTSQVSDEGVAPVTSVIGVLDSQRTSGAPVGELTGVVPTRYLPAHLRT; the protein is encoded by the exons ATGCGTGTCTTCATT GTTTCGTGCCTTCTGGGCCTGGCGATGGCCGTGCCCCAAGGATACAACTACCAGGCGCAGCAGCAACCCCAACTGTCGCAGGCTGGTCTGCTGCAGTTGCCCGCCATTCCCCAGTTTGCCACCATCGCAGAGCAGAACCTCCTCCAGCAGGCGCTTCAGAGCCCCAGAGTGAGTCAGGCGTTGTCTGGAGGCTCCGGAAGCACCATCAGCTACCCATCGGCGCCACAGCAAAACCAGGCTCCGctctaccagcagcagcaacagtcggTGCTGCCGCAACAAACGCAGCTGAATGGAAACTTTGCGTACAACCAGCAGTCCCATCAGCATCAGTACCagcaaccacagcagcagcagcaacagcatcttGTCTCTAAAGATATTTATGTTCATGTGCCGCCCGCAGAGGACCCCGAAGAACACTATCCCCAGCCTGCCCTGCCGATTGCGCCACCACGCAAGCACTACCGCATCGTTTTCATCAAGGCGCCAACGCCGAGTGTCAGTAAAGCGGCATTGCGTGTAAAGCAGGCGCCAGTGGAGGAGAAGACCATCATCTATGTGCTGACCAAGAAGCCCGATCCTCTGGACCTGCAGGCTGCCCTGGAGGAAGTCGCGCCCAAGCAGCCCAGCAAGCCAGAGGTCTTCTTCATCAAGTACAAGACTCAGGAGGAAgctgcgcatgcgcagcgCACCATCCAAG CTCAATACGACCAGCTAGGTGGAACTTCGCAGGTGTCAGACGAAGGAGTAGCGCCTGTCACATCGGTGATTGGAGTTCTGGACAGTCAGCGTACCAGTGGGGCCCCTGTCGGCGAGCTGACGGGCGTTGTGCCCACCAGATACTTGCCTGCCCATCTGCGTACATAG
- the LOC4802761 gene encoding uncharacterized protein — protein sequence MKSLGLGAAFALLFCVWWGTAQAQVGYVRHLSELRIKELNDLAIRIGDSINPEIYACDSYFDYVCSRNRPLFSIMGHMPQTSELIQLLTQLQNDPEQFEAKQKLMDFFISCNTLRSLEDCYRETFEFFKPLFGFIITKNLANSHELRDFLDVLDRFVARSKKIFRSDSHPILGKLATYKEKFRTPGIYFHSGDLNREYRALRIYRESYEHNIRNLEQHRKRNSTYELGVQRTMLDWSLYLFQSSNKPMSYFYPTFTVHLYMTLFNSTERQRDFTRFREEVECLKLPQFVNVLDEARVLAVIYLKSFRYAWHNYSDWITSLTTHREIYDHEDTILKKYHLNNKRLFFTLYAQNFCEFGKNLAESLFYLGLKQNEDFINSYSCGYQTEVSSCV from the exons ATGAAGTCGTTGGGGTTGGGAGCTGCATTTGCCCTACTTTTCTGTGTGTGGTGGGGCACAGCGCAAGCGCAGGTTGGCTATGTGCGGCATCTGTCGGAGCTGCGCATAAAGGAGCTCAACGATCTGGCCATTCGGATCGGGGACTCGATCAACCCGGAGATATACGCCTGCGACAGCTATTTCGACTACGTGTGCAGTCGTAATCGACCCCTTTTTTCGATTATGG GGCACATGCCACAGACAAGTGAACTCATCCAGCTGCTGACCCAGCTGCAGAACGACCCCGAGCAGTTCGAGGCGAAGCAGAAGCTGATGGACTTCTTCATCTCTTGCAACACCCTGCGCTCTCTGGAAGACTGCTATCGCGAGACATTTGAGTTTTTCAAGCCGCTCTTCGGATTCATAATAACCAAGAATCTGGCCAACAGCCACGAGCTGCGCGACTTCCTGGATGTCCTGGACCGCTTCGTCGCCAGGTCGAAGAAGATCTTTCGCTCGGACTCGCATCCCATTCTCGGCAAACTGGCCACGTACAAGGAGAAGTTCCGCACCCCCGGCATCTACTTCCACTCCGGCGACCTCAACCGGGAGTACAGGGCCCTGCGCATCTACCGCGAAAGCTATGAGCACAACATCCGGAACCTGGAGCAGCATCGCAAGAGAAACTCCACCTACGAGCTGGGAGTGCAGAGAACCATGCTGGACTGGAGCCTGTACCTGTTCCAGAGCAGCAACAAGCCCATGTCCTACTTCTACCCCACTTTCACCGTCCACCTCTACATGACACTCTTCAACAGCACCGAGCGGCAGCGCGACTTTACGCGATTCCGCGAGGAAGTCGAGTGCCTCAAGCTGCCGCAGTTCGTCAATGTGCTGGACGAGGCCCGGGTGCTGGCTGTAATCTACCTGAAGAGCTTCCGCTACGCGTGGCATAACTATAGCGACTGGATTACCTCCTTAACGACGCACAGGGAGATCTACGACCACGAGGACACAATACTAAAGAAGTACCACCTAAACAACAAACGTTTGTTCTTCACGCTCTACGCACAAAATTTCTGTGAGTTTGGCAAGAATCTGGCTGAATCGCTCTTCTACTTGGGTCTTAAGCAGAACGAAGACTTCATCAATAGCTACTCGTGTGGCTATCAGACTGAAGTTTCCAGTTGCGTCTGA